From a region of the Betta splendens chromosome 5, fBetSpl5.4, whole genome shotgun sequence genome:
- the g0s2 gene encoding G0/G1 switch protein 2 encodes MENIQELLPFAKEMLSQKPSRGLLKVYLVGSVFAVLGTVIGLVETVCLPFSSGESTDAEVLLMLAQEQRTVETETQCVIGAQEMEEEEDKEEMQVAHGNGASIESTTVLKAQRCSQRSIANRLHAS; translated from the coding sequence ATGGAAAACATCCAAGAGTTGCTCCCATTCGCCAAAGAGATGCTGAGTCAGAAGCCGAGCCGGGGGCTGCTGAAGGTCTACCTGGTGGGCTCAGTGTTTGCAGTGCTGGGCACCGTCATAGGGCTGGTGGAAACCGTGTGTCTGCCCTTCTCCTCTGGAGAATCAACGGATGCAGAGGTGCTGCTCATGTTGGCCCAGGAGCAGAGGACTGttgagacagagacacagtgtgTTATAGGAGCCcaggaaatggaggaagaggaggacaaggaggagatGCAAGTGGCTCATGGAAACGGGGCTTCCATTGAGAGCACAACCGTCTTGAAAGCTCAAAGATGCTCCCAGCGAAGCATTGCCAACAGGCTGCACGCTTCCTAG
- the ldlrad2 gene encoding low-density lipoprotein receptor class A domain-containing protein 2 isoform X2 — MEVENCWRRLLLLLCFVTLRSSAIETVNVVDFCGQTIRGDGMIVNSHQESKKYYFVTMGTDCHLTMQSSSVKDKVQFYFRFFLVYSLLRVAPLSPAPLFPESSRGSASLNPRLESTSGASLSDPCHAGSYIQFYDGRDRSSPPLGPPLCGKSPPRPILSTGNYLTLRIVTRGTQPRVDFVGDFTSFRLGFNHSECNSEPYFTCRNGKCIPISLVCDDKGIDNCGDGSDLEENLTTGCKGQLLPPEPPPQIATPPPVVNPPTDLTPNLLNCGIPDTAPNHESVTDSPASPPLLVLYVILGVVLGGVVLCCCCWSPGWFLWRISICRFSRCCNSACASCQLCAHSCTHSKEHRLAKVAPHIPANGGPAVTAVPTNSTEENVTTADI; from the exons atggaggtggagaactGCTGGCGacgtctgcttcttctgctctgcttcGTCACCCTTCGTAGCTCGGCCATAGAAACCG TGAACGTGGTTGACTTCTGTGGCCAGACAATTCGGGGTGATGGCATGATTGTAAACTCACACCAGGAGTCCAAGAAGTACTACTTTGTAACCATGGGGACCGACTGCCACCTCACCATGCAGTCCAGCTCTGTTAAAGACAAAGTCCAGTTCTACTTCCGCTTTTTCTTGGTCTACAGTTTGCTGCGAGTGGCCCCTCTGAGCCCAGCCCCTCTGTTTCCAGAGTCCTCTCGTGGCTCTGCCTCCCTCAACCCCAGACTGGAGTCCACATCTGGAGCAAGCCTGAGCGACCCATGTCATGCTGGGTCATACATCCAGTTCTATGATGGACGGGACAGGAGCTCACCTCCTCTGGGCCCCCCCCTTTGTGGAAAGAGCCCTCCCCGGCCGATTCTGTCCACAGGAAATTATCTCACCCTGAGAATAGTGACTCGAGGAACCCAGCCAAGAGTGGACTTTGTGGGGGACTTCACCTCCTTCAGACTGG GTTTCAACCATTCAGAGTGCAACAGCGAGCCCTATTTCACCTGCAGAAATGGGAAATGCATCCCTATCAGTTTGGTGTGCGATGATAAAGGTATTGACAACTGTGGGGATGGAAGTGACCTGGAGGAAAACCTGACGACCGGCTGCAAAG GTCAACTTTTACCACCTGAACCTCCACCACAAATAGCAACACCACCCCCTGTTGTGAATCCACCTACAGACCTGACCCCTAACCTACTGAACTGTGGCATTCCAGACACTGCTCCAAACCACGAGTCAGTAACAG attctcctgcctctcctcccctgTTGGTCCTCTATGTCATCTTGGGTGTGGTCCTGGGTGGTGTtgtgctttgctgctgctgctggtcaccTGGCTGGTTCCTCTGGCGCATCAGCATCTGCCGCTTCTCACGCTGCTGCAACTCAGCCTGCGCCTCCTGTCAGCTCTGCGCCCACAGCTGCACCCACAGCAAGGAGCACCGACTGGCGAAAGTGGCACCACACATACCTGCCAACGGAGGCCCAGCCGTCACAGCAGTCCCCACTAACAGCACTGAGGAAAATGTTACCACAGCGGATATATAG
- the nampt2 gene encoding nicotinamide phosphoribosyltransferase 2 isoform X2 produces MAAHDFNFLLATDSYKITHYKQYPPNVSKIYSYFECRRKKGSQFNEVVFFGLQYLLKKYLTGPVVTEEKIQEAKLFYQMHFKQAVFDEEGWRKVLEKHDGRLPIRIKAVPEGRIIPRGNVLFTVENTDPNFYWLTNYIETMLVQMWYPITVATISREFKKILAKHLKATSGSLEGLDLKLHDFGYRGVSSQESAALGGAAHLVNFCSTDTVAGLLMAQRYYGCPMAGFSIPAAEHSTIISWGKSKEKEAFERLLDQFTTGPVSVVSDSYDIFNACKHIWGDKLKERVMERSQDSCLVIRPDSGDPAETLIEVIRILEECFGCSLNSVGYKVLPSYLRIIQGDGIDLQSVDEMDVYKQPVTDPSKGSKRGRLSLRRNSNGFLETIERGAGKPEEDLLVPVFENGNLIQDYSLEEIRKNARLWDDDLSPLHNDEHELLHNHIINGSH; encoded by the exons ATCACACACTACAAACAATATCCTCCCAATGTCAGCAAAATATACTCATACTTCGAATGCAGACGCAAGAAAGGTTCCCAGTTCAACGAAGTGGTATTCTTTGGTTTGCAGTATTTGCTGAAGAAGTACCTTACTG GTCCAGTGGTTACAGAAGAGAAGATTCAGGAAGCCAAGTTATTCTACCAAATGCATTTCAAGCAGGCTGTGTTTGATGAAGAAGGCTGGAGGAAAGTCCTTGAG AAACATGATGGCCGCCTTCCTATTCGGATCAAAGCTGTCCCTGAGGGAAGAATAATACCAAGAGGTAACGTGCTCTTCACTGTGGAAAATACAGATCCCAACTTCTACTGGCTCACTAACTACATTGAG ACTATGCTGGTCCAGATGTGGTATCCCATCACTGTAGCCACCATATCCAGGGAGTTTAAGAAAATCCTGGCTAAGCACCTTAAGGCCACCTCGGGGAGCCTGGAAGGCCTGGACCTGAAACTGCATGATTTTGGCTACAGAGGAGTCTCCTCTCAGGAG TCTGCAGCATTAGGTGGAGCAGCTCACCTGGTCAACTTCTGTAGTACAGACACAGTAGCTGGACTTCTGATGGCCCAGCGATATTATGGCTGCCCCATGGCTGGCTTCTCCATACCTGCGGCagagcacag TACCATCATTTCTTGGGGGAAGAGCAAGGAGAAGGAGGCATTTGAGCGACTCCTAGACCAGTTCACCACCGGACCTGTCTCAGTGGTCAGTGACAGCTACGACATCTTTAATGCCTGCAAACACATCTGGGGAGACAAACTCAAGGAGCGAGTGATGGAGCGCAGCCAGGACTCCTGCCTAGTCATCCGTCCGGACTCTGGGGATCCTGCCGAGACCCTTATCgag GTCATTAGGATTTTGGAGGAGTGTTTTGGTTGCTCTCTAAACAGCGTTGGGTACAAGGTGCTGCCTTCATACCTTCGAATTATTCAGGGAGATGGCATAGATCTCCAGTCAGTGGACGAG ATGGATGTGTACAAGCAGCCTGTGACAGACCCATCGAAGGGGTCGAAGAGGGGTCGGTTGTCACTGAGAAGAAACTCTAATGGCTTCTTGGAGACAATagaaagaggagcaggcaaaCCAGAAGAG GACCTGCTTGTGCCTGTTTTTGAGAATGGGAACTTAATACAAGACTACTCCCTAGAGGAAATCAGAAAGAACGCTCGGCTGTGGGATGATGACCTGAGCCCCTTGCACAATGATGAgcatgagctgctgcacaaTCATATCATCAACGGAAGTCATTAG
- the ldlrad2 gene encoding uncharacterized protein ldlrad2 isoform X3: MEVENCWRRLLLLLCFVTLRSSAIETESSRGSASLNPRLESTSGASLSDPCHAGSYIQFYDGRDRSSPPLGPPLCGKSPPRPILSTGNYLTLRIVTRGTQPRVDFVGDFTSFRLGFNHSECNSEPYFTCRNGKCIPISLVCDDKGIDNCGDGSDLEENLTTGCKAGQLLPPEPPPQIATPPPVVNPPTDLTPNLLNCGIPDTAPNHESVTDSPASPPLLVLYVILGVVLGGVVLCCCCWSPGWFLWRISICRFSRCCNSACASCQLCAHSCTHSKEHRLAKVAPHIPANGGPAVTAVPTNSTEENVTTADI; encoded by the exons atggaggtggagaactGCTGGCGacgtctgcttcttctgctctgcttcGTCACCCTTCGTAGCTCGGCCATAGAAACCG AGTCCTCTCGTGGCTCTGCCTCCCTCAACCCCAGACTGGAGTCCACATCTGGAGCAAGCCTGAGCGACCCATGTCATGCTGGGTCATACATCCAGTTCTATGATGGACGGGACAGGAGCTCACCTCCTCTGGGCCCCCCCCTTTGTGGAAAGAGCCCTCCCCGGCCGATTCTGTCCACAGGAAATTATCTCACCCTGAGAATAGTGACTCGAGGAACCCAGCCAAGAGTGGACTTTGTGGGGGACTTCACCTCCTTCAGACTGG GTTTCAACCATTCAGAGTGCAACAGCGAGCCCTATTTCACCTGCAGAAATGGGAAATGCATCCCTATCAGTTTGGTGTGCGATGATAAAGGTATTGACAACTGTGGGGATGGAAGTGACCTGGAGGAAAACCTGACGACCGGCTGCAAAG CAGGTCAACTTTTACCACCTGAACCTCCACCACAAATAGCAACACCACCCCCTGTTGTGAATCCACCTACAGACCTGACCCCTAACCTACTGAACTGTGGCATTCCAGACACTGCTCCAAACCACGAGTCAGTAACAG attctcctgcctctcctcccctgTTGGTCCTCTATGTCATCTTGGGTGTGGTCCTGGGTGGTGTtgtgctttgctgctgctgctggtcaccTGGCTGGTTCCTCTGGCGCATCAGCATCTGCCGCTTCTCACGCTGCTGCAACTCAGCCTGCGCCTCCTGTCAGCTCTGCGCCCACAGCTGCACCCACAGCAAGGAGCACCGACTGGCGAAAGTGGCACCACACATACCTGCCAACGGAGGCCCAGCCGTCACAGCAGTCCCCACTAACAGCACTGAGGAAAATGTTACCACAGCGGATATATAG
- the nampt2 gene encoding nicotinamide phosphoribosyltransferase 2 isoform X1, whose amino-acid sequence MAAHDFNFLLATDSYKITHYKQYPPNVSKIYSYFECRRKKGSQFNEVVFFGLQYLLKKYLTGPVVTEEKIQEAKLFYQMHFKQAVFDEEGWRKVLEKHDGRLPIRIKAVPEGRIIPRGNVLFTVENTDPNFYWLTNYIETMLVQMWYPITVATISREFKKILAKHLKATSGSLEGLDLKLHDFGYRGVSSQESAALGGAAHLVNFCSTDTVAGLLMAQRYYGCPMAGFSIPAAEHSTIISWGKSKEKEAFERLLDQFTTGPVSVVSDSYDIFNACKHIWGDKLKERVMERSQDSCLVIRPDSGDPAETLIEVIRILEECFGCSLNSVGYKVLPSYLRIIQGDGIDLQSVDEILQKLSDEGWSAENVFFGCGSALLQKLNRDTLSCAFKCSYVETNGKGMDVYKQPVTDPSKGSKRGRLSLRRNSNGFLETIERGAGKPEEDLLVPVFENGNLIQDYSLEEIRKNARLWDDDLSPLHNDEHELLHNHIINGSH is encoded by the exons ATCACACACTACAAACAATATCCTCCCAATGTCAGCAAAATATACTCATACTTCGAATGCAGACGCAAGAAAGGTTCCCAGTTCAACGAAGTGGTATTCTTTGGTTTGCAGTATTTGCTGAAGAAGTACCTTACTG GTCCAGTGGTTACAGAAGAGAAGATTCAGGAAGCCAAGTTATTCTACCAAATGCATTTCAAGCAGGCTGTGTTTGATGAAGAAGGCTGGAGGAAAGTCCTTGAG AAACATGATGGCCGCCTTCCTATTCGGATCAAAGCTGTCCCTGAGGGAAGAATAATACCAAGAGGTAACGTGCTCTTCACTGTGGAAAATACAGATCCCAACTTCTACTGGCTCACTAACTACATTGAG ACTATGCTGGTCCAGATGTGGTATCCCATCACTGTAGCCACCATATCCAGGGAGTTTAAGAAAATCCTGGCTAAGCACCTTAAGGCCACCTCGGGGAGCCTGGAAGGCCTGGACCTGAAACTGCATGATTTTGGCTACAGAGGAGTCTCCTCTCAGGAG TCTGCAGCATTAGGTGGAGCAGCTCACCTGGTCAACTTCTGTAGTACAGACACAGTAGCTGGACTTCTGATGGCCCAGCGATATTATGGCTGCCCCATGGCTGGCTTCTCCATACCTGCGGCagagcacag TACCATCATTTCTTGGGGGAAGAGCAAGGAGAAGGAGGCATTTGAGCGACTCCTAGACCAGTTCACCACCGGACCTGTCTCAGTGGTCAGTGACAGCTACGACATCTTTAATGCCTGCAAACACATCTGGGGAGACAAACTCAAGGAGCGAGTGATGGAGCGCAGCCAGGACTCCTGCCTAGTCATCCGTCCGGACTCTGGGGATCCTGCCGAGACCCTTATCgag GTCATTAGGATTTTGGAGGAGTGTTTTGGTTGCTCTCTAAACAGCGTTGGGTACAAGGTGCTGCCTTCATACCTTCGAATTATTCAGGGAGATGGCATAGATCTCCAGTCAGTGGACGAG ATTCTCCAGAAGCTGAGTGACGAAGGCTGGAGTGCTGAGAACGTTTTCTTCGGATGTGGCAGCGCTTTGCTTCAGAAACTCAACAGGGATACACTCAGCTGTGCTTTCAAGTGCAGCTATGTGGAGACTAATGGCAAAGGG ATGGATGTGTACAAGCAGCCTGTGACAGACCCATCGAAGGGGTCGAAGAGGGGTCGGTTGTCACTGAGAAGAAACTCTAATGGCTTCTTGGAGACAATagaaagaggagcaggcaaaCCAGAAGAG GACCTGCTTGTGCCTGTTTTTGAGAATGGGAACTTAATACAAGACTACTCCCTAGAGGAAATCAGAAAGAACGCTCGGCTGTGGGATGATGACCTGAGCCCCTTGCACAATGATGAgcatgagctgctgcacaaTCATATCATCAACGGAAGTCATTAG
- the lamb3 gene encoding laminin subunit beta-3, whose amino-acid sequence MRILLILTAIAVVSRAQTDCSGGACYPPVEDLLLGRANQLHASSTCGLMGSESYCTPYVQAQMKCCPCDSRSPNGPLAHTVQDALSTSGPDRWWQSKKGVSPVTLQLDLGSLFQLDNLVLSFKGPRPSAFVIEKTLDNGRTWQPALYLATDCPKSFPGVSTTTPLSMDETYCSTLPPAGANPYQDHTIQFRPLRQYIYVPVPGSQKIEDVSGLTGLRVRLTELGDVPHLPGRALSRFYALKEMRVMGSCMCHGHAKRCLPDTSQAQSNTVQVGPLCDCQHNTAGVNCEYCADLYNDLAWRPAEEGNTRACKRCECNNHAHRCHFDPAVFEASGRRSGGVCENCVHHTTGAQCEQCAAGYQPNPRSTMDRPDACIRCMCSAEGTVNGGQCEGSSGSCQCKANVEGPYCERCKRGYYGLTASNPLGCSKCSCSSDTSLSDACDPVTGQCLCRPHFHGLSCEACSTGYWKAFPSGGCVSCSCDPTRSYSDACDQVTGQCQCRPGFGGRTCTECPQNSYGDPRVRCRPCQCDTEGTLPEVCDPQTGACLCKAGVTGARCDACGRGRCDSFPACETCPSCFFTLDAQRQKLSFALEKLSPAFPFPPAGGVEADGLRPRVLALEAKLSLIRDSVPLSPSSAKQVAGALSLLDELRNQMGKVNDDLTPLRKAPSQESELNKLQDLLDSLTEVYNAKKDASATSRDPNIAGAFSAIKNAYDDSTDAAKKVNASRDTVKESAGVRNETMDLQKQIQPANTRDLDKLNRSMASTPDLTPAAKQVCGSERSEPCTPLHCEGGSLCPPTGAPLCEKGPECLGALPLSKRAYADAQDVKERLDKLSVNITKAAEKLQETQETTNQVREAAEELFNKMKVSRDELEDGLKDLRDVVKELKNFLSDPSSNLTQIQDLSEWILKAQLPLSLAPLKTKLDELKKLAASLPDSTAVLKEAEPQLDKARNLLQDAKDARDTAVGVKADVDGLLHTFGPVEESISAIEDKLQDFTDVIKNLSDSLTKVKDQVTPAEKALNDVSELINPMKPQLDELKDLLQNGSQLAQDAQDNADKAKEEAEAGNKDLLTLGEKLNLLKDQAPPSGSGGDVPVGERLMKLQQAAGALANSTETMMEAMEGKADILRGLQEEILQKSTRLEGLDTKLKDLLAQLRKKANDLSSCQG is encoded by the exons ATGAGAATACTTTTAATTCTTACTG CCATAGCTGTGGTGTCAAGGGCCCAGACTGACTGCTCTGGAGGGGCTTGTTACCCACCTGTGGAGGACCTGCTCCTGGGCAGGGCCAACCAGCTCCATGCGTCCTCCACCTGTGGCCTCATGGGCTCTGAGAGCTACTGCACCCCTTATGTACAG GCTCAGATGAAGTGTTGTCCATGTGACTCCCGGAGCCCAAATGGTCCACTGGCCCACACTGTGCAGGACGCCCTGTCCACCTCAGGACCAGACAGATGGTGGCAATCCAAGAAAG GTGTAAGTCCAGTTACTCTCCAGCTGGACCTTGGCAGCCTGTTCCAGCTTGACAACCTGGTGCTCAGTTTCAAG gGTCCTCGTCCCAGTGCCTTTGTCATAGAAAAAACGCTGGACAATGGCCGAACATGGCAGCCTGCTCTCTACTTGGCCACAGACTGCCCAAAATCCTTTCCAGGCGTCTCCACAACAACACCTCTCTCCATGGATGAGACGTACTGCTccacactgccccctgctggagcaAACCCATACCAAGATCACACT ATCCAGTTCCGTCCTCTGCGTCAGTACATTTATGTCCCAGTTCCAGGCAGCCAAAAAATTGAAG ATGTGTCTGGCTTGACAGGGTTGAGGGTGAGGCTGACAGAGCTCGGCGATGTCCCGCATCTCCCAGGCAGAGCGCTGAGCAGGTTCTACGCCCTGAAGGAGATGAgggtgatgggcagctgcatgTGCCACGGACACGCCAAGCGCTGCCTGCCAGACACCAGCCAGGCTCAGTCCAACACCGTACAG GTGGGTCCTCTGTGTGACTGCCAGCACAACACCGCAGGTGTGAACTGTGAGTATTGTGCTGATCTCTACAACGATCTTGCCTGGAGGCCTGCGGAGGAAGGAAACACTCGTGCCTGCAAAC GATGCGAGTGCAACAACCACGCCCACCGCTGTCACTTTGACCCGGCGGTGTTTGAGGCCAGTGGGCGGAGAAGCGgcggtgtgtgtgagaactgtgTGCACCACACCACAGGAGCCCAGTGTGAGCAGTGTGCTGCAGGCTACCAGCCCAACCCGCGCAGCACAATGGACCGGCCGGACGCCTGCATAC GCTGTATGTGCAGCGCTGAGGGCACAGTGAACGGGGGCCAGTGTGAGGGCAGCTCAGGCTCATGTCAGTGTAAGGCCAATGTCGAAGGTCCCTACTGTGAGCGCTGCAAGAGAGGCTACTATGGCCTGACGGCCTCCAACCCTCTGGGATGCTCCA AGTGTTCCTGCTCATCAGACACATCACTGTCAGATGCCTGTGATCCTGTGACCGGCCAGTGTCTCTGCCGCCCCCATTTCCACGGGCTCAGTTGTGAAGCATGTTCAACAGGCTACTGGAAAGCGTTCCCATCCGGAGGctgtgtgtcctgcagctgtGACCCCACCCGTTCATACAGTGACGCCTGTGACCAG GTGACAGGTCAGTGCCAGTGCAGACCAGGCTTCGGGGGCCGAACATGTACAGAGTGCCCACAAAACTCATACGGGGACCCACGTGTCCGCTGCCGAC CATGTCAGTGTGACACTGAAGGAACTCTTCCAGAGGTGTGTGATCCGCAGACGGGCGCCTGCCTGTGTAAGGCCGGAGTCACAGGAGCTCGCTGCGATGCCTGCGGACGAGGACGCTGTGACTCCTTCCCTGCCTGCGAGACGTGTCCCTCCTGCTTCTTCACTCTGGACGCACAGAGGCAGAAGCTCAGCTTTGCTCTGGAGAAGCTGTCGCCTGCCTTCCCCTTTCCTCCCGCGGGAGGTGTTGAGGCAGACGGGCTGCGGCCGCGCGTCTTGGCCCTGGAGGCCAAGCTGAGCCTGATCCGGGACTCTGTGCCGCTGTCCCCTAGTTCTGCCAAACAGGTTGCTGGTGCCCTGTCCCTGTTGGACGAGCTCAG GAACCAAATGGGGAAAGTTAATGATGATCTGACGCCCCTGAGGAAAGCTCCCAGTCAGGAATCAGAGCTGAACAAACTACAGGATCTGCTGGACAGCCTCACGGAGGTGTACAACGCCAAGAAAGACGCCAGTGCAACGTCACGCGATCCTAACATCGCAG gaGCCTTTTCTGCCATCAAGAACGCCTACGATGACTCCACAGATGCAGCGAAGAAGGTAAATGCCAGCAGAGACACTGTGAAGGAGTCGGCTGGTGTCAGAAACGAAACCATGGACCTTCAGAAGCAGATACAGCCAGCAAACACTAGAGACCTGGACAAGCTGAACCGAAGCATGGCCTCCACACCAGACCTCACTCCTGCTGCCAAACAG GTATGTGGCAGTGAGCGGTCAGAGCCGTGCACCCCTCTCCATTGTGAAGGTGGGTCTTTGTGTCCACCGACAGGAGCCCCACTTTGTGAAAAAGGGCCAGAGTGTTTGGGCGCTCTGCCGCTGAGCAAGAGGGCCTACGCTGATGCTCAGGACGTGAAGGAGCGTCTGGACAAACTCAGTGTGAACATAACGAAGGCTGCAgaaaag ctacaggaaacacaggagacaACCAATCAGgtgagagaagctgcagaagagCTGTTCAATAAGATGAAGGTGTCCAGAGATGAACTAGAGGATGGCTTGAAAGACCTGCGTGATGTTGTGAAAGAGTTAAAAAATTTCCTGTCAg ACCCATCTTCAAACCTGACACAGATCCAGGACTTGAGTGAGTGGATCTTGAAAGCCCAGCTgcctctcagcctggctcctCTGAAGACAAAGCTGGATGAGCTGAAGAAGCTGGCAGCCAGTCTCCCAGACAGCACAGctgtgctgaaggaggccgAGCCACAGCTGGACAAGGCCAGGAACCTGCTGCAGGATGCCAAGGATGCCAG GGACACAGCAGTAGGGGTAAAGGCTGATGTCGATGGATTGCTACATACCTTTGGGCCAGTAGAGGAGTCCATCTCTGCCATAGAGGACAAACTACAGGACTTTACTGATGTCATAAAGAACCTTAGTGACAGCTTAACTAAG GTCAAAGACCAGGTGACCCCAGCAGAGAAAGCTCTAAATGACGTGTCAGAGCTGATAAACCCAATGAAACCTCAACTGGACGAGCTCAAAGATCTGCTGCAGAATGGAAGCCAGCTGGCGCAAGATGCTCAGGACAACGCAGACAAAGcgaaggaggaagcggaggctgGCAACAAG GACCTGTTGACTTTGGGGGAGAAGCTGAACCTTCTTAAGGACCAGGCTCCTCCCAGCGGGTCTGGTGGAGACGTACCGGTTGGGGAACGCCTGATGAAACTGCagcaggctgctggagccttGGCCAACAGCACCGAAACCATGATGGAGGCCATGGAAG GTAAAGCAGATATCCTGAGGGggcttcaggaggagatccTTCAAAAGTCAACACGGCTTGAAGGACTTGACACAAAGCTTAAAGACCTTTTAGCACAACTTCGGAAGAAAGCCAACGACCTCAGCAGCTGCCAGGGCTGA
- the ldlrad2 gene encoding low-density lipoprotein receptor class A domain-containing protein 2 isoform X1, with protein MEVENCWRRLLLLLCFVTLRSSAIETVNVVDFCGQTIRGDGMIVNSHQESKKYYFVTMGTDCHLTMQSSSVKDKVQFYFRFFLVYSLLRVAPLSPAPLFPESSRGSASLNPRLESTSGASLSDPCHAGSYIQFYDGRDRSSPPLGPPLCGKSPPRPILSTGNYLTLRIVTRGTQPRVDFVGDFTSFRLGFNHSECNSEPYFTCRNGKCIPISLVCDDKGIDNCGDGSDLEENLTTGCKAGQLLPPEPPPQIATPPPVVNPPTDLTPNLLNCGIPDTAPNHESVTDSPASPPLLVLYVILGVVLGGVVLCCCCWSPGWFLWRISICRFSRCCNSACASCQLCAHSCTHSKEHRLAKVAPHIPANGGPAVTAVPTNSTEENVTTADI; from the exons atggaggtggagaactGCTGGCGacgtctgcttcttctgctctgcttcGTCACCCTTCGTAGCTCGGCCATAGAAACCG TGAACGTGGTTGACTTCTGTGGCCAGACAATTCGGGGTGATGGCATGATTGTAAACTCACACCAGGAGTCCAAGAAGTACTACTTTGTAACCATGGGGACCGACTGCCACCTCACCATGCAGTCCAGCTCTGTTAAAGACAAAGTCCAGTTCTACTTCCGCTTTTTCTTGGTCTACAGTTTGCTGCGAGTGGCCCCTCTGAGCCCAGCCCCTCTGTTTCCAGAGTCCTCTCGTGGCTCTGCCTCCCTCAACCCCAGACTGGAGTCCACATCTGGAGCAAGCCTGAGCGACCCATGTCATGCTGGGTCATACATCCAGTTCTATGATGGACGGGACAGGAGCTCACCTCCTCTGGGCCCCCCCCTTTGTGGAAAGAGCCCTCCCCGGCCGATTCTGTCCACAGGAAATTATCTCACCCTGAGAATAGTGACTCGAGGAACCCAGCCAAGAGTGGACTTTGTGGGGGACTTCACCTCCTTCAGACTGG GTTTCAACCATTCAGAGTGCAACAGCGAGCCCTATTTCACCTGCAGAAATGGGAAATGCATCCCTATCAGTTTGGTGTGCGATGATAAAGGTATTGACAACTGTGGGGATGGAAGTGACCTGGAGGAAAACCTGACGACCGGCTGCAAAG CAGGTCAACTTTTACCACCTGAACCTCCACCACAAATAGCAACACCACCCCCTGTTGTGAATCCACCTACAGACCTGACCCCTAACCTACTGAACTGTGGCATTCCAGACACTGCTCCAAACCACGAGTCAGTAACAG attctcctgcctctcctcccctgTTGGTCCTCTATGTCATCTTGGGTGTGGTCCTGGGTGGTGTtgtgctttgctgctgctgctggtcaccTGGCTGGTTCCTCTGGCGCATCAGCATCTGCCGCTTCTCACGCTGCTGCAACTCAGCCTGCGCCTCCTGTCAGCTCTGCGCCCACAGCTGCACCCACAGCAAGGAGCACCGACTGGCGAAAGTGGCACCACACATACCTGCCAACGGAGGCCCAGCCGTCACAGCAGTCCCCACTAACAGCACTGAGGAAAATGTTACCACAGCGGATATATAG